The following proteins are encoded in a genomic region of Paracholeplasma morum:
- a CDS encoding RCC1 domain-containing protein gives MGCEVTVELDDNEAQVKSSSSSLVGTDYEDVVAKFESWGFTNIQTEVVYDIIWGITKEGTTKSVKIGESENFSSGDIYEKNVSIIVTYSMKASNDPTKQKYSITWQYEDGTIIETENVLWGNVPSYTGDTPYKESTNETKYTFSGWTPEVVAVTGEKVYTAVFTESEIDLNKVDVVNSESYFVGKNFEEVVEILQDWGFINIETVPVYDIIWDITEPGSTKNVTINGSDTFKNGDVFDKDVLIIITYSMRDDDDPTKQKYTITWQYEDGTIIKTDEVLWGSVPIYTGNTPSKNSTNEFKYTFNGWAPEIETVTGDKTYVAQFIEEDVQYQVSYLIPDHVVQIISGGVHYLAITSSGQVYSWGMNYYGQLGDGTKKDKSTPVNITENFNLSDGELITKIEAGSHHSIALTSLGRVFSWGKNNSGILGDGTTVDKSIPTDITQWFYLSSNEKIINVFAGERGDHSLATSSSGRIFSWGNNQYGQLGDGTKMNKIIPVNITGYFGMTAGETINFAVGDSHTLGVTSTGRVFSWGRNNVGQLGHGTTTDEMVPVMFNVLFDLYSNERIISLGASLAHSLALTSRGRIFTWGTGNAAQHPDGTYADKKVPTDVTSYFNLASGETIVKAYSMGSHAFAITSENHLFGWGHNLYGQTGDGTTVSKAIPIEITSNFDLSVDEVIIEFVGGFYDSLSITSKGRIFAWGWNFYSSPTELQNLKKSTILKIDTYRLNETIIEYIPIREGYTFGGWYTDEMFSKLYSFSLMPAQNIELYGKWIPND, from the coding sequence ATGGGATGTGAAGTAACAGTTGAACTTGATGATAACGAAGCACAAGTAAAATCATCCTCATCTTCACTAGTTGGAACAGATTACGAAGATGTTGTTGCAAAATTTGAATCCTGGGGATTTACAAACATTCAAACTGAAGTGGTATACGACATAATTTGGGGTATTACAAAAGAAGGTACAACAAAAAGTGTGAAAATTGGCGAGTCAGAAAATTTTTCATCGGGTGATATTTATGAAAAAAATGTCTCAATTATAGTCACGTATTCAATGAAGGCTTCAAATGATCCGACAAAACAGAAATATTCAATAACTTGGCAATATGAAGATGGAACCATTATTGAAACCGAAAATGTACTATGGGGTAATGTTCCTAGCTACACAGGTGATACACCTTATAAAGAATCTACTAACGAGACTAAATATACCTTTAGTGGATGGACTCCAGAAGTAGTTGCTGTCACGGGTGAAAAAGTATATACCGCAGTATTTACAGAAAGCGAAATTGACTTGAATAAAGTCGATGTAGTAAATTCTGAGTCATATTTTGTAGGAAAAAACTTTGAGGAAGTAGTCGAAATTCTGCAAGATTGGGGATTCATCAATATCGAAACTGTCCCTGTTTATGATATCATTTGGGATATTACTGAACCTGGTTCTACAAAAAATGTAACTATCAATGGTTCAGACACGTTTAAGAATGGGGATGTGTTTGATAAAGATGTGTTGATAATCATCACCTATTCAATGCGTGATGATGATGACCCTACTAAGCAAAAATATACAATAACATGGCAGTATGAAGACGGAACAATTATTAAAACAGATGAAGTCTTGTGGGGTTCTGTCCCTATCTACACGGGAAATACACCATCAAAGAATTCAACGAATGAATTCAAATATACTTTTAATGGATGGGCTCCAGAAATAGAAACAGTTACAGGTGATAAAACATATGTAGCTCAATTTATAGAAGAAGATGTTCAATATCAAGTTTCCTATTTGATTCCTGATCATGTTGTTCAAATTATATCAGGAGGAGTTCATTACCTAGCAATTACCAGTAGTGGACAAGTATATTCTTGGGGAATGAATTATTATGGTCAACTTGGTGACGGGACTAAGAAAGATAAGAGTACACCTGTGAATATTACTGAGAACTTCAATCTTTCTGATGGTGAGCTTATAACGAAAATTGAAGCAGGAAGTCATCACAGCATTGCTCTTACTTCGTTAGGTCGAGTTTTTTCGTGGGGTAAAAACAATTCAGGGATTTTAGGAGATGGAACAACGGTTGACAAGTCCATCCCAACTGATATAACTCAGTGGTTCTATCTTAGTTCCAATGAAAAAATAATTAACGTTTTTGCAGGCGAGAGAGGAGATCACTCTTTGGCCACTTCCTCTAGCGGACGAATTTTCTCTTGGGGGAATAACCAATATGGTCAACTCGGAGATGGCACAAAAATGAATAAAATTATCCCAGTCAACATAACGGGTTATTTTGGAATGACTGCGGGTGAAACAATAAATTTCGCGGTCGGTGACAGCCACACTCTTGGAGTGACATCAACTGGACGAGTTTTCTCATGGGGTAGAAATAACGTAGGACAACTAGGACATGGAACAACTACAGATGAAATGGTTCCTGTGATGTTCAATGTGTTATTTGATCTATATTCGAATGAAAGAATAATTTCTCTTGGTGCATCACTTGCACATTCGCTAGCATTAACTTCAAGAGGTAGGATTTTTACTTGGGGAACAGGCAATGCAGCTCAGCATCCAGACGGTACCTATGCGGATAAGAAAGTACCAACGGATGTTACTTCATATTTTAATTTAGCTAGTGGAGAAACAATTGTCAAAGCTTATTCAATGGGATCACATGCATTTGCAATCACTTCAGAGAATCATTTATTTGGGTGGGGGCATAATTTGTACGGACAAACTGGTGATGGGACTACAGTATCTAAGGCTATCCCAATTGAGATTACGAGCAATTTTGATTTAAGTGTTGATGAGGTTATTATTGAATTTGTTGGTGGTTTTTACGACTCACTTTCTATTACCTCAAAAGGACGAATATTTGCATGGGGTTGGAACTTTTACTCGTCTCCGACCGAACTTCAAAATCTAAAAAAATCTACGATTCTTAAGATTGACACTTATCGACTTAACGAAACAATCATAGAGTATATTCCTATTAGGGAAGGTTATACATTTGGTGGTTGGTATACTGATGAGATGTTTTCTAAATTATATTCATTTAGTCTTATGCCAGCACAAAATATTGAACTATATGGAAAATGGATTCCTAATGATTAG
- a CDS encoding helix-turn-helix domain-containing protein, with product MDISYKKLWIVLIEKDITPADLRKDLNIATGTMTKLRRNEEVALSVLLRICEYLNCNIGDICDAVKIDNNKHNKG from the coding sequence ATGGATATCAGTTATAAAAAACTGTGGATTGTTCTAATTGAAAAAGATATTACACCAGCAGATTTGCGAAAAGATCTAAACATCGCAACGGGTACAATGACTAAACTTAGAAGAAACGAAGAAGTCGCCCTTTCTGTATTATTGAGGATTTGCGAGTATCTCAATTGTAATATTGGAGACATTTGTGATGCTGTAAAAATTGACAATAATAAGCATAATAAGGGGTGA
- a CDS encoding SPFH domain-containing protein: MSFLRKKGGFSDVIRCDETNYLVWKWHPNGVNERDSKRETAIRTNSILRVKTGEVAVFVYKQKNGTMQDFIVGPFDEKLKTKNFPILSSIIGLWYEGDTPFQAEVFFINTSIAIQTRFGIPYFDVVDSRFPDFPVPVAVRGALTFNVEDYKTFGNYHQMVNFNIEDLKNKINASVTRYVKEVVTNASSEHDIPVIAIESKIDFINEKVELYVKDRLLDLFGISVTGIDISTIEVDKGNESYIELKRVTKDISTIKAETELHNYQEELRIKREEGQYSQRMGTRQSNIGAYQTEIGGQVGIAGAEALGKMGEKGAGNIDLGGQNAGFNPVSMMAGMAVGSAVGKNIAGTFDNSINQNSTKQSVPPAVPITTFYVSKDGKPVGPFDLDTLRSMVVSGNLSPDSFVWKEGMPEWQKASLQSELSGIFPPKI; this comes from the coding sequence ATGAGTTTTTTAAGAAAAAAAGGTGGATTCAGTGATGTAATCCGATGCGATGAAACTAATTACTTGGTCTGGAAATGGCATCCAAATGGAGTAAATGAGAGGGATTCAAAAAGAGAAACAGCAATTAGGACTAACTCCATATTAAGGGTGAAAACTGGTGAGGTTGCTGTTTTTGTGTATAAACAAAAAAACGGTACAATGCAGGACTTTATCGTTGGTCCATTTGATGAAAAACTGAAAACGAAAAACTTCCCTATATTATCTTCAATTATTGGACTATGGTATGAAGGTGATACTCCATTCCAAGCAGAGGTTTTTTTCATTAATACATCAATAGCGATTCAAACTAGATTTGGTATTCCCTATTTTGATGTTGTAGATTCGAGATTTCCAGACTTTCCTGTTCCTGTTGCGGTTAGAGGAGCCTTGACATTTAATGTGGAGGACTATAAAACATTCGGTAACTATCATCAAATGGTTAATTTCAATATTGAAGACCTCAAGAATAAGATAAATGCTTCTGTAACACGTTATGTAAAAGAAGTTGTTACAAATGCATCATCTGAACACGATATTCCAGTAATTGCGATTGAATCGAAGATTGATTTTATCAATGAAAAAGTGGAATTATATGTTAAAGATAGACTTTTAGATCTTTTTGGCATATCAGTTACGGGTATTGATATTAGTACAATCGAAGTTGATAAAGGCAATGAATCATATATTGAACTCAAAAGAGTTACTAAGGATATTTCAACCATTAAAGCAGAAACTGAACTTCATAACTATCAAGAAGAGTTAAGGATTAAAAGAGAAGAAGGACAGTATTCTCAACGCATGGGGACTCGACAATCCAATATTGGTGCTTATCAGACTGAAATTGGCGGTCAAGTAGGAATTGCTGGGGCAGAAGCCTTAGGTAAGATGGGAGAGAAAGGTGCTGGGAATATTGACTTAGGCGGACAAAACGCAGGTTTTAACCCAGTTTCAATGATGGCTGGTATGGCTGTTGGTTCTGCAGTTGGTAAAAATATCGCTGGAACTTTTGACAATTCTATCAATCAAAATAGTACAAAACAAAGTGTTCCGCCTGCAGTACCAATTACTACATTTTATGTTTCAAAAGACGGAAAACCTGTTGGTCCTTTTGACCTGGATACTTTAAGAAGTATGGTAGTTAGTGGTAATTTAAGTCCGGATAGTTTTGTTTGGAAAGAGGGCATGCCCGAATGGCAGAAGGCTAGTTTGCAAAGCGAACTGTCAGGAATATTTCCTCCGAAAATTTAA
- a CDS encoding zinc ribbon domain-containing protein yields the protein MFCSNCGKQLEDGSKFCNSCGSQVEISEQSASDSKRKIIFDGKIHKCPNCGSRLDSFEHKCKDCGYELRGSNVTNVVKELAEKLEKTNSVAKKNDLISNFYIPNTKEDIYEFFILAISNLTTDSRCEEAWKSKLEQTYHKAKLSFGNTSEFEYVDKLYGKTMRSYKNKSLNRNLQRGWKYFLGAILFVIGIAMLIFGFFMGSESGDEDSPFYMVSMMGFFALFAGVGIFHWGSQKKNTSGSDSDEDEEEEEKE from the coding sequence ATGTTTTGTTCAAATTGTGGCAAACAATTAGAAGATGGTTCAAAGTTTTGTAATAGTTGCGGTAGTCAGGTTGAAATTAGTGAACAATCTGCTTCTGATTCAAAAAGAAAAATAATCTTTGATGGAAAAATTCATAAGTGCCCAAATTGTGGATCTCGGTTAGATTCATTTGAACACAAGTGCAAAGATTGTGGTTACGAGCTTAGGGGTTCAAATGTGACAAATGTTGTCAAAGAACTGGCTGAGAAATTAGAAAAAACAAATTCTGTGGCTAAAAAAAATGATTTAATTAGCAATTTTTATATTCCTAACACAAAAGAAGATATTTATGAGTTTTTTATCTTAGCTATATCAAATTTGACAACCGATTCTAGATGTGAAGAAGCTTGGAAGTCTAAGTTAGAGCAAACATATCATAAAGCAAAGCTATCTTTTGGTAACACATCAGAGTTTGAATATGTAGATAAATTATATGGTAAAACAATGAGATCGTATAAAAATAAATCACTTAACAGAAATTTACAACGAGGATGGAAGTATTTTTTAGGGGCAATATTATTCGTTATAGGTATAGCTATGCTCATTTTTGGATTTTTTATGGGATCTGAATCAGGTGATGAAGATTCACCTTTCTATATGGTGAGTATGATGGGTTTCTTTGCTTTGTTTGCTGGTGTAGGTATTTTTCATTGGGGTTCACAAAAGAAAAATACTTCTGGCTCTGATAGCGATGAAGATGAAGAAGAGGAAGAGAAGGAATAG
- a CDS encoding metallophosphoesterase — protein MKNNNKSKRIIIITILILLAVFGGITVWGNLTIGTTRYKITLERLPVAFEGYKIAQIADLHNSEFGEDNSKTIKILKEENPDIIVITGDLVDSNHMDIDIAIKFIQQAVKISPCYYVTGNHEAWIGDIYYELEEQLLDAGVTVLRDEVITISNDKDSIQLIGLDDPDFSDQAPYLQESMLEAKLYNMNLKDGFKILLSHRPEFFGVYVKNDIDLVLSGHAHGGQFRIPFIGGVIAPNQGFFPKYDAGEYHEANTTMIVSRGIGNSIIPVRINNRPEVVIVQLYSQ, from the coding sequence ATGAAAAATAATAATAAGTCAAAAAGAATCATCATAATTACAATTCTAATCTTATTGGCTGTTTTTGGAGGTATAACCGTCTGGGGTAATCTTACAATAGGCACCACTCGTTATAAGATAACTTTGGAGCGTTTGCCAGTTGCATTTGAAGGATATAAGATTGCACAGATTGCAGATTTGCATAATTCAGAATTTGGAGAGGATAATTCGAAAACAATTAAAATCTTGAAAGAGGAGAATCCTGATATCATTGTTATTACTGGTGATCTGGTAGATTCAAATCACATGGACATAGACATTGCAATAAAGTTTATTCAACAGGCGGTAAAAATTTCTCCGTGCTATTATGTGACAGGCAACCATGAGGCATGGATTGGAGATATCTACTATGAACTGGAAGAACAATTGCTCGACGCAGGTGTCACTGTATTACGTGATGAGGTGATTACAATATCGAATGATAAAGACAGCATTCAACTGATTGGTTTGGACGATCCTGATTTTTCAGATCAGGCTCCTTACCTTCAAGAGAGCATGCTAGAGGCTAAACTTTACAATATGAATTTAAAAGATGGGTTCAAGATTTTATTGTCGCACAGACCAGAATTCTTTGGAGTATATGTAAAAAATGACATTGATTTAGTTCTCAGTGGTCATGCACATGGCGGGCAGTTCAGAATTCCTTTTATAGGGGGCGTTATTGCTCCAAATCAGGGGTTCTTCCCAAAATATGATGCAGGAGAATATCATGAAGCCAATACTACGATGATTGTCAGTCGTGGTATTGGAAACAGCATAATTCCCGTAAGAATTAATAACAGGCCAGAAGTGGTTATTGTCCAATTATATTCTCAATGA
- a CDS encoding ArsR/SmtB family transcription factor yields the protein MDQKDIIEFCECNVLHPEKIEIAHKNLLDNESISLLTLFFKTFSDPTRMKIILALKETELCVCDLSAVINVSQSAVSHQLKTLRENRLVKYRKEGNVVYYSLDDDHVHVLITQAMNHLKHK from the coding sequence ATGGATCAAAAAGATATAATAGAGTTTTGTGAATGTAATGTTCTTCACCCTGAAAAAATAGAAATAGCCCATAAAAACTTACTAGATAATGAATCTATTTCACTGCTAACTTTGTTCTTCAAAACATTTAGCGATCCCACAAGAATGAAAATCATATTGGCATTAAAAGAAACCGAGTTGTGTGTGTGCGATCTGTCTGCTGTGATCAATGTCAGTCAATCCGCTGTCTCACATCAATTGAAAACCTTAAGAGAGAATCGTTTGGTTAAATACCGAAAAGAGGGGAATGTTGTTTATTACTCGCTTGACGATGACCACGTCCACGTGTTAATAACTCAAGCAATGAATCATCTAAAACATAAGTAG